TTCCTGCATGAGTGCGCGCATGAGCCCGTACCGACTGCCGAATCGATGAAACACCGTGCCCTTGCCGACGCCGGCCGCCGTTGCCACCTGTTCCATCGAGATCTGCTGCGGGTGATGCTGGGTCAACAGTTCTTCGGTGGCGCGCAGGATGGCTGTGCGGTTGCGGGCCGCATCGGCGCGGAGACGTTCGGACCCGGTCATGACCCACCTCGACAACTGGACTGGCGGTCCAGTAGCATCCTGAACCGAATTTGACTGCCAGTCCATTTTAAGTGAGGGGTGGCCATGCGCCGCGTTCGGTACTACACGTACGGCGGGCCGGAGGTGCTGACCATGGAAGATGTCGAGCAGCCGACGCCGCAAGCGGGACAGGTGCTGCTGCGGACCGAGGCGGTAGGCGTCAACTTCGTCGACACTCGGTTCCGCCGTGGGCCCGGCAGCGGCAGCATCTTCCAGCGCCCGCTGCCCGGCCGTCCGACCGGCGATGTCGTCGGTACGGTCACGCAGACGGGACCCGGCGTCGACCCGCAGCTAATAGGCCGGCGGGTCGCCGCGCTCGCCGAGGACGCGTACGCGGACTTCGTTATCGCCGAAGCGCGATGGCTCGCCAGCGTCCCCGACCACCTCGACCACGGCGACGCCAGCATGCTTGCCATGAGTGCTCCCGTCGCCCTGCGGATCCTTCGCGCCGCGCCGCTGAACCGTGGCGATACCGTCCTGATTCATTCCGCCGCCGGTGGCATCGGGCACCTCACCGTGCAACTCGCCAAGCTCCTCGGCGCCAGCATTGTCATCGGCACTGCCGGGGCACCTGGCAAGCTTGACTTCATCCGGGCCGTTGGTGCCGACTCCGCCGTCGACTACGCCCAGCCGGGCTGGCCCGACCAAGTGCGCGCGGCCGCCCCGAAGGGTGTCGACATCGTCCTCGACGCGGTCGGGGGACCTGTCCTGCAGTCCAGCCTCGACCTGCTCGCACCCTTCGGCCGCGCCGTGGTCTACGGCGCCGCGAACGGCGAACTGGAACAGATCCCGGTCGTTAAACTCTTCGCGCTGCGATCCGTCACTGGGTTCAACCTCACGGCATGGCGCCATGCGAACCCGGATCAGGCGCGCCAGGAGATGGACGAACTCGCGAAGCTGTTCGCGGCCGGCCAGTTGCGCACCACCGTTCACGCCAGCCTCCCACTCAACCAGGCCGCGACGGCCCACGAAATCATCGAAAGCCGATCGCACACCGGACGAATTCTGCTTGTCCCAGCGGCGCCCACGCCCGGGGATCCACAGTCCTAGGCATCCGCACATCGACAATTCCGGATGTCATTGTGTCTGGACGCACCACGACGGCTACCGAAGGTGACGGGCGCGCCAGCACCCGCGCTCTGCCTGCGGCAGATCCGTGCACTTGCACGTGGCGGTCGCTGCTCGCTGCTCGCTGGTCGTGACAGGTCCCTGCCGCGGTGTGACGGCACACGTTCCGTGGCTGATGCCCATACCTCACGCCATCATAAGATGATGTTCGAATCTCGATGCTCGGGTTGCCGTACTCGCTTCGCTGTCGCTGACGTTGCGCGCACCGGTGAGCTTTGCGGTAGGTGTGCGGCCAAGCTGACCTGGGAGTCGCTGCCGCCGGACACGCAACGTTCGATTGATCTAGCGGTCCGTCGAGGGACGCTACAAGCCCTTCTTGCCATGCGCGAAGCAACTCCGCCGATCCGACTGCCGCACGCTGTCGACCTGCTTGCCTTTCGCCACGATGCCGGAGCCGGAACCAGCGACTCGCCGGAATAGTCGGCCCTTCTGCCCAAGGTTGGGTTCGCTCGAACGTCCTCAATTCGGCATGTGCGGAAGCGAGCGGCTCGCGGCACTCGGGGAGATCCGTCACGTACGGTTATCGTCGGGGACACCTCCCGAAATCCGATGGTCGGCAAGGTGGCCGATCACTGGGTATGGGCTGACGCGCCCAGGGCCTGCACTTCGAGACGAACATGGTTTTGTGCTTGTGCCGGTACCCCGACAGTTGGCTCCGGACTGAATCCGGCGATGTGCCCGGCCTCTCCGCCGCCTCGACGCAACCCTGGCATTCGCTGGATCAGCACCATTCACATCGGCTCCCGTTCACCCGCCGGGGCACACGACCTCTCGGTGTTCACGCAGTCGGAGGCGATGATGACAGGAGGGCGACCGGCGCCTTTGACAGTGACAGGGGTCTTGATCGGGTATTGGAGGCGCTCTGGCGCCAAGGCTACGAGGGCACAGGAATCTCCGACCTCACCAAGGCGATGGGCATCAACAACACGGCCCGCTGTGAACGGTCCGGGCTACCGTACGCCCGCCTCCACGGTCAGCGTCCCGGCCTCGGCGTCGATCGTGGCCCGGGCGCCGAGCGGGACGGTGAGCTGGCCATTGCCGTGCCCGAGACGGAGCCCGCCGAGCACTGGGACGCCGAGGTCGTAGAGACGGTCTTTGAGTACGGCCGCGGCGTCCCACTCGCCGGGGGCGCCGACGCTGTTGGTGATCTGGCCGACCACCACCCCGGCAACCCGGCCCAGTACGCCCACCCGGCGCAGTTCGGTCAACATTCGGTCGTAGCTGTACGGAGCCTCGTCCACATCCTCGAAGAACAGGATGGCGTCGTCGAAATCCGGGGCGTCCTCGGCGCCCAGCGAGGTCGAGATCAGGGTCAGGCACCCGCCGAGCAGCCGGCCGGTCGCCCGACCCGGCACCATGACCGAGGCGGCGGTCTCGGCCGGATCCCGGTTGATGGTGATCGGCGCGGTGCTCATAACCGCCCGCCGCAGCGCCTCGGCCGAGTCCGGACCGGTCCGGCTGTCCGTCCAGTTGACCATCGGTCCGTAGAAGCTGACCAGGCCGGCCTCGCGCCACAGTCGACCATGGATGCTGGTGATGTCGCTGAACCCGACCACCACTTTCGGGTCGCGACGCAGGGCGGATACGTCCATCTGGTCCACGATCCGTTGGGTGCCGTAGCCACCGCGGGCGGCGAAGACCGCTCGGACACCCGGGTCGGTGAATGCGCTGTTCACGTCGGCCAGCCGCTGCGCGTCGGTACCGGCCAGGTAGCCGTACCGGGTGAAGGCGTGCTGGCCCAACTCCACCTTCAGCCCCCAGCCACGGAGGATCTCGATGCCACGGTCCATCAGGGCAGGGTCCGGAGTGCGTCCCGGCGACACCACCCGGACCCGGTCACCGGGGACCAGGGCGCGAGCCCGGACCGGATTCCGCCCGCCGCGTGGCGCTGCCTGAGCTGCCCCGATGGTGCCGATCAGCAACGCACCACCACCGGCCGCTGCCGCTGCTCCGACGTGCAGCACGCGTCGCCGGGACAGGGCCGTGGCGCTGGGCCCCGTCGTGGCTACGCCCTTGTCTGAGTTTCGCATCGGCGTCCTCTCTGTCGTGCCGGACCGGCACTCCGGGCCGGACACCTGTCAAGTGGCATCGATGCTAATGATCGTCTGCCACCTCACGCCCGGGATTGTGTCGGATTCCCACATGCAAGATCACCCGGTTGCCCTGGTCGGGGCAGCCTGGGCTGGCGCAAAGGCGGTGCTGCGCCGTCGGCCTCGTCGTGGTCCTGCTGTAGCGCGCCCTCGGGGCGCAGGAGGTGGCGCATCGTCACGTTCTACTGATCTGGTTCCCAGGCTATGAGCAGGTCGAAGAGACGACGGTTGCCTTCGAGCTTCAGGGAGTCCACCGGAATACGGCCGTAAAAGGCCAGGACAAGCTCACTGGCCGTGCCTCGGGCGGAGGCGTCGGCCGCCTCCGGGTTCTCGCCGGCAGCGGTGGCGGGCGCTGTGCCGGATGTGGGCAGGCGGGTGGCCCGTGCGCCGTCGGCGGAGAGCCAGAGGCGCCAGGATCGGCCCTCGGTGGCGTGATAATCGACCGTAGCGGGCTCATGCGGCCAGGCGCTCGTCGTTGCGCAGCAGGTGGACAGAAACTCGTCGACACCGTCGAGTGCTATCTCGTCCGGCAGCGGCTGCGGGGCGCCCAGGGTGAGCTGGGTGTCATAGGTGTGCACCGCGACCTCCTGGAGTTGGTGCCGGGCGACGGCACCGCAGGTCTGCGGCGACTGCGACCCACCCCACCACGTCCAGCAGCCGCGATCCGGGCCGGACTCGCGCAGTGCGTTCAGCAGCCGCTCCGTGGAATCGGCAGACCAGGCAAGCAGGGCCTCGCGTTCCCGAGGCGCAGTCGGGCCCTCCGATGCGGACTTGACCGCGGCGGCAGGCCCTGCGGCGATGGTGGCGGCCCAGGAGCGGCGCCCCTCGCCCGGGTGCCGCACCCGATCGAACAGCGTCCACTCGGGGCAGGTTGGCACCTGTACCTCGAGGCTGGACGCGGCGGCGACCGCGGTGCGGAAGGCGGTCGATCGTTCGTCGATCAGCCGCAGCAGATCGGGGAACCCCGGGGTCTCTTCCACTGCGGCTGTCTATCACGTGCTCCAGCATCCGGACCGCGATTTGCACAGCCCACACGGCAGGCGCGGCTCGGTCCACGCGCCTGGCAAGACGCGTTGCCCTCATCCTGTTGGGATCCGCCAGATCTCCGCAAGCTCCACGGAAGGTGCGACGCCTGGCCACGGGTGAGGAACTTTTTCGGCGCGTCGGGTAGCGGAGGTTCCGTAACTGTCCGTAGGAGTTTTCACGGGGGCAGCTGCGGATGTCTCAGCCCGGTCGGGGCGACGGCTCCGCTGCCATCGGGTCCTTTTGAGCGGGCGGCGGTGTAGGCCGGGGTAGCAAGCCGTTGCCGAAGTCGTCGGCTCCGTGAGTCAGGCGCGGGTTCCGCTCATAGAGGCGCGTCACGGCCGCAGGCGGATGCGCGATCTGCATCCGCCCCCTTGACAAGCCGGACCTCCTACCGCAACACTCTTGAAACCTGAATCGATTCAAACCAATGCTCTCCCGTCGGTGATTACGCCACCGCCGGCACATCCACCTGCCGCTGTGTTTCTCGGGCTCCACAGGCCAAACGACCCCCTGGCGCGGATACCGGTCGCCGCGCGACCGAAACTGAATCGTTTGTAAGACGGGAGCGGTCCCATGGACAATAACCAGGATCGGATCACCTGCCGGATGCTTCTCGGCGGCGCCAGCGCGGCGTGGCGGTCAACGGTGGATATCACGGGTTCGTTGCCGATCGACAACCACTCGAGGATTGCCTGCGGGGCCGACCGCAGCGGATTCCTCCGGCTCGCCACGCTGTCGATCCCGGCGTCGATGGCGGCGGTCGGCAACGTGACGATCATGTTCACCCGCGGCACGGGCACCACCGGCGGCACCGGGTTGGTGTGGGACACGGCAAGCCTTCCATCCGGAGCCACGGCCACTCCGCAGTCGACCGTCGACCTCACCGACGCACCGTACTTCTTCGAATCCGACATGGAGATCTCGTTCAGCGCCCACGGCGGCCGGTCTCGTACCACCGTCATCGGGCATTGAGACAGGAGGATCAGTCACATGGCCGCAGAAGTGTCCCGACGAACCGCCCTCGGACTGATGGGCGCCGCCGCGGCGGCACCCGTCGTGATGGGCCGAGACGCCGCCTGGGCGGCGCCTACGGCGACGAACGTACGGGTCCTGATCAACGGCGCCCCAGCAGCGCCTGGCAACTACCCGTTCCCGGGCGACATCGACACCCTGGTGCTCGACAATGGACTGATTCGGTTCACGTTCGGCCGGGACGACGCGGCTGGCGGCATTGTCACCGGCTGGACCGATGTCTCCATCACCGCGACCTCCGTCGTGGTGGACGGGGTCGAGTTGGCGCACAACCTCAACGGCACGGAGCCGTTCGACCCTGACCGCCAGCACTCGTTCTACGTCGACGCGGGCGGCGGAAGCAGCCGGCTGGTCTGCACCGAGGTGCGGGTGCTGCGCGCCAGCGCAGATCTCGTCGAGGTGGCGTTCGTGGACAACACCAGCCCTCGGCTTCACCACGAGCACCACCTGATCATGCGGCGCGGCAAGCGGGGCCTGTACGGGTACGACATTCTCACCGCGGCGGTCGCGCAGTCGATCAACGAGGTCAGAATGAACGCGCGCTGGGATCGGTCCATCCTGGACCACGCGTTCAACTGGGAGCGCGGCAAGGGCCAGCAGCCGACGTACGCCTACCTGGAAACGCAGGGGGGCGAGACCCAGCCAATCGACGGCATCAACAATCCTGATCTGCCGTCGCCGGAAAGCAACTCCGGCAACCTGCCGCCGGGCAGCGCCTACACGAAGTATGAGTGGAGCCTGTATCACCACGAGAACCCGATGTTCGGGCACTTTGGACACGGCTTCGGAGCCTGGTTCACGCCGCTCGGCGGGGTGACCGACCAGACGCTGTGCGCGTTCTACGGCGTCGGGCCGAACCACCAGGACCTCGCCATCCACCAGGACGCGTTGATCCTGAACTACTTCGGCGCCAACCACTACGGG
The Micromonospora pisi DNA segment above includes these coding regions:
- a CDS encoding maleylpyruvate isomerase N-terminal domain-containing protein produces the protein MEETPGFPDLLRLIDERSTAFRTAVAAASSLEVQVPTCPEWTLFDRVRHPGEGRRSWAATIAAGPAAAVKSASEGPTAPREREALLAWSADSTERLLNALRESGPDRGCWTWWGGSQSPQTCGAVARHQLQEVAVHTYDTQLTLGAPQPLPDEIALDGVDEFLSTCCATTSAWPHEPATVDYHATEGRSWRLWLSADGARATRLPTSGTAPATAAGENPEAADASARGTASELVLAFYGRIPVDSLKLEGNRRLFDLLIAWEPDQ
- a CDS encoding S66 peptidase family protein, coding for MRNSDKGVATTGPSATALSRRRVLHVGAAAAAGGGALLIGTIGAAQAAPRGGRNPVRARALVPGDRVRVVSPGRTPDPALMDRGIEILRGWGLKVELGQHAFTRYGYLAGTDAQRLADVNSAFTDPGVRAVFAARGGYGTQRIVDQMDVSALRRDPKVVVGFSDITSIHGRLWREAGLVSFYGPMVNWTDSRTGPDSAEALRRAVMSTAPITINRDPAETAASVMVPGRATGRLLGGCLTLISTSLGAEDAPDFDDAILFFEDVDEAPYSYDRMLTELRRVGVLGRVAGVVVGQITNSVGAPGEWDAAAVLKDRLYDLGVPVLGGLRLGHGNGQLTVPLGARATIDAEAGTLTVEAGVR
- a CDS encoding quinone oxidoreductase family protein, translating into MEDVEQPTPQAGQVLLRTEAVGVNFVDTRFRRGPGSGSIFQRPLPGRPTGDVVGTVTQTGPGVDPQLIGRRVAALAEDAYADFVIAEARWLASVPDHLDHGDASMLAMSAPVALRILRAAPLNRGDTVLIHSAAGGIGHLTVQLAKLLGASIVIGTAGAPGKLDFIRAVGADSAVDYAQPGWPDQVRAAAPKGVDIVLDAVGGPVLQSSLDLLAPFGRAVVYGAANGELEQIPVVKLFALRSVTGFNLTAWRHANPDQARQEMDELAKLFAAGQLRTTVHASLPLNQAATAHEIIESRSHTGRILLVPAAPTPGDPQS